The following coding sequences lie in one Arachis ipaensis cultivar K30076 chromosome B05, Araip1.1, whole genome shotgun sequence genomic window:
- the LOC107642288 gene encoding probable glycosyltransferase At5g03795 isoform X1, giving the protein MLMSFTVKQTQQLSSNHGLLSLRGALLTLAILTLLSFTFLSLKYSTPSPQVPITKFSFYFFFQQKKIEKKINFLVSKISVVKLVDPEVKERNDEEEGGEEFSDIYHSPRVFKLNYAEMMEKFKVYIYPDGDPKTFYQTPRKLTGKYASEGYFFQNIRESRFRTLDPDQAHLFFIPISCHKMRGKGTSYDNMTIIVQNYVEGLIAKYPYWNRTLGADHFFVTCHDVGVRATEGLPFLIKNTIRAVCSPSYDVGFIPHKDVALPQVLQPFALPAGGNDIENRTNLGFWAGHRNSKIRVILARVWENDTELDISNNRISRATGHLVYQKRFYKTKFCICPGGSQVNSARIADSIHYGCIPVILSNYYDLPFNDIIDWRKFAVVLKESDVYQLKQILKNISHAEFVSLHNNLVKIQKHFQWNTPPISYDAFHMVMYDLWLRHFTIKY; this is encoded by the exons ATGCTGATGAGTTTCACCGTGAAGCAAACCCAGCAACTGTCCTCAAATCACGGCCTCCTCTCTCTCCGAGGTGCACTTCTCACCCTCGCCATTCTCACCCTTCTCTCCTTCACATTTCTCTCCCTCAAGTACTCCACCCCTTCCCCTCAGGTACCAATCaccaaattttctttttattttttttttcagcagaaaaaaattgaaaaaaaaattaattttttggtCTCGAAGATCTCTGTAGTGAAGCTAGTGGATCCTGAAGTGAAGGAACGCAACGATGAGGAAGAAGGAGGTGAAGAGTTTTCTGATATATACCACTCGCCGCGGGTTTTCAAGCTGAACTACGCGGAGATGATGGAGAAGTTCAAGGTTTATATATATCCTGATGGAGATCCcaagacattttatcaaacacctaggaAGCTCACTGGGAAATACGCCAGTGAGGGATATTTCTTCCAGAACATTCGGGAGAGCAGGTTCCGAACCCTTGATCCGGATCAGGCACACCTCTTCTTCATACCAATCTCCTGTCATAAGATGCGTGGCAAG GGCACATCTTATGATAATATGACAATAATTGTCCAAAATTACGTGGAGGGCTTAATAGCCAAATATCCTTATTGGAACAGAACCTTGGGTGCTGATCACTTCTTTGTCACTTGTCATGATGTTGGTGTAAGAGCAACAGAAGGGCTTCCATTTCTTATCAAAAATACCATTCGAGCAGTGTGCTCCCCTAGCTATGATGTTGGATTCATTCCACACAAAGATGTTGCTCTCCCTCAAGTACTACAGCCCTTTGCTCTTCCAGCTGGAGGGAATGATATAGAGAACAG GACTAATCTTGGATTTTGGGCTGGTCATCGTAACTCTAAGATTAGAGTCATTCTTGCACGTGTATGGGAAAATGACACTGAACTTGACATTTCTAACAATAGAATTAGTAGGGCTACTGGACATCTGGTATATCAAAAGAGATTTTACAAGACCAAGTTTTGTATATGCCCTGGTGGTTCACAAGTTAATAGTGCTCGAATAGCCGACTCTATCCATTATGGATGCATCCCTG TGATATTATCAAATTACTATGACCTCCCTTTTAATGACATTATTGACTGGAGAAAATTTGCTGTTGTACTCAAGGAGAGTGATGTATACCAACTAAAACAGATCCTCAAAAATATATCACATGCTGAGTTTGTGTCACTTCATAATAATTTAGTCAAG
- the LOC107642289 gene encoding kinesin-like protein KIN-14R isoform X2, whose amino-acid sequence MDQIQSNNFQQQSQALTTEHKDSVMEDAQESLFDSVVCDPSSRLLPTGLTRPENSGEDYVMFVNAGEEATNEADGGLTFLGDTFFDGGNVMRTNEQIVEGGDYPFIYQSARLGNFCYRFDSLPPGDYVVDLHFVEIININGPKGMRTFNVYIQEEKVLSELDIFAAVGANKPLQLVDSTVSVKDDGIILIRFESINGSPVISGICIRKPGKPSASQVTNDYVKCNYCAAQIEIPVSQMKVLQTKSTAKYQNKIKELTMQCELKAKECYEAWMSLTETNEQLEAVQMELDNVTFKSLTTDQTVEKQAQELRSISSRYEVDKKKWTEAISNLQEKVKLMKSDYCQLSHEAHECVDSIPELNKMVFAVQELVKQCEDLKVKYNEEMIKRKKLFNEVQEAKGNIRVFCRCRPLNKTEISAGCTTVVDFDAAKDGCLGILATNSSKKSFRFDRVYTPKDDQVDVFADASSMVISVLDGYNVCIFAYGQTGTGKTFTMEGTELNRGVNYRTLELLFDVSKQRSDTFSYDISVSVLEVYNEQIRDLLATGSTSKRLEIKQASEGSHHVPGVVEAKVESITEVWDVLQTGSNARAVGSNNVNEHSSRSHCMLCIMVKAKNLLNGECTKSKLWLVDLAGSERLAKTDVQGERLKEAQNINRSLSALGDVISALAAKSSHIPYRNSKLTHLLQDSLGGDAKTLMFVQISPSDQDLGETLSSLNFATRVRGVELGPVKKQVDTSELQKTKAMIKELEGQIELKTSMQNQSEKQISQLSEKLKGKEETCTTLQHKVKELEKKMKEQLQSETASFQQQIKELERKLKEQKESSESLLRQQIKELETKLKEQEQSSESSLRQRMNELENGYKERELQWQQQQQQTHCFVEAGKATPDVGKSRMDGGEYPSESEARILKSSNSVNPPTSQASTNQIRSKREFRGNEAENNYGIPTSLHDRRVTRKSDPPRIARVVRPTTKPVIAAQAAPVSHKRASTSRDQVQGIKERETKKKIWSR is encoded by the exons ATGGATCAGATCCAATCAAACAATTTTCAGCAGCAATCACAAGCCCTAACAACAGAGCATAAAGACTCAGTAATGGAAGATGCACAAGAGTCCTTGTTCGATTCAGTAGTATGTGATCCCAGTTCAAGACTACTACCAACTGGGCTCACAAGACCTGAAAACTCCG GGGAGGATTATGTCATGTTTGTGAATGCGGGAGAGGAAGCTACTAATGAAGCAGACGGTGGACTAACTTTCCTTGGTGACACCTTTTTCGATGGTGGGAACGTTATGCGTACCAATGAGCAAATAGTGGAGGGTGGGGATTACCCATTTATCTATCAATCAGCTCGGTTAGGAAACTTTTGTTACAGATTTGATAGTCTTCCTCCTGGAGATTATGTGGTTGATCTTCATTTTGTTGAGATCATCAACATAAATGGACCAAAAGGAATGAGGACTTTCAATGTATACATCCAAGAAGAAAAG GTTCTATCTGAACTGGATATCTTTGCAGCAGTTGGAGCTAATAAGCCACTACAGTTGGTTGACTCAACGGTTTCTGTGAAAGATGATGGGATAATCCTCATAAGATTTGAAAGTATAAATGGAAGCCCTGTCATCAGTGGGATCTGCATTAGAAAACCAGGAAAACCATCTG CTTCACAAGTGACAAACGATTACGTTAAATGTAATTACTGTGCAGCGCAAATCGAAATTCCCGTGTCACAG ATGAAGGTATTGCAGACAAAATCTACTGCAAAGTATCAAAACAAGATAAAAGAGCTCACAATGCAATGTGAGCTCAAGGCAAAGGAATGCTATGAGGCATGGATGTCATTAACTGAAACAAATGAGCAACTGGAAGCAGTCCAAATGGAACTTGACAATGTCACATTTAAGTCACTAACTACTG ATCAAACTGTGGAGAAACAAGCTCAAGAGCTGAGGAGCATTTCTAGCAGGTATGAAGTTGATAAGAAAAAATGGACAGAAGCAATTAGCAATTTACAGGAGAAAGTAAAG TTGATGAAGAGTGATTATTGTCAACTTTCCCATGAAGCACATGAATGTGTTGATTCAATCCCAGAATTAAATAAGATGGTATTTGCAGTTCAGGAATTGG TCAAGCAGTGTGAAGATCTCAAAGTGAAGTACAATGAAGAGATGATAAAGAGAAAAAAGCTCTTCAATGAAGTTCAAGAGGCTAAAG GGAACATTAGGGTTTTCTGCCGCTGCCGTCCCTTGAATAAGACTGAAATATCAGCTGGCTGTACTACAGTTGTGGATTTTGATGCAGCAAAGGATGGATGCCTTGGAATTTTGGCAACTAATTCCTCAAAAAAGTCATTCAGATTTGACAGAGTATATACACCAAAAGATGATCAAG TTGATGTTTTTGCTGATGCCTCATCAATGGTAATCTCTGTATTGGACGGCTACAATGTTTGCATATTTGCTTATGGGCAAACAGGAACAGGAAAGACATTTACCATGGAGGGAACAGAGCTGAATAGAGGAGTAAATTATAGGACTCTTGAGCTGTTGTTCGATGTTAGCAAACAAAGGAGTGATACATTTTCTTATGACATATCTGTTAGTGTACTTGAGGTTTATAATGAACAAATCAGAGACCTATTGGCTACAGGATCAACATCAAAAAG GTTGGAGATAAAACAAGCCTCTGAAGGATCTCATCACGTTCCTGGTGTTGTAGAAGCTAAAGTTGAAAGCATTACGGAGGTCTGGGATGTACTGCAAACGGGAAGCAATGCCAGAGCAGTTGGAAGTAATAATGTTAATGAGCATAGTAGTAGATCTCACTG CATGCTTTGTATAATGGTAAAGGCTAAAAATTTGCTGAATGGTGAGTGTACCAAGAGCAAGCTTTGGCTTGTGGATTTGGCGGGTAGTGAGAGACTTGCAAAGACTGATGTGCAAGGGGAGCGGCTTAAGGAAGCGCAAAATATCAATCGATCTCTTTCAGCTCTTGGCGATGTTATATCTGCTTTAGCAGCCAAGAGTAGTCACATTCCCTATAG GAACTCAAAATTGACACATTTACTTCAAGACTCTTTAG GGGGTGACGCCAAAACTTTGATGTTTGTGCAAATCAGTCCATCGGACCAGGACTTAGGTGAAACTCTTAGCTCACTTAATTTCGCAACTAGAGTGAGGGGCGTTGAGTTAGGTCCTGTTAAGAAGCAAGTTGACACAAGTGAACTTCAAAAGACAAAAGCAATG ATTAAAGAACTTGAAGGCCAGATTGAGTTGAAGACATCCATGCAAAACCAGTCAGAAAAACAAATTTCTCAGTTGTCAGAGAAATTGAAGGGAAAAGAGGAAACATGCACTACTCTCCAACATAAG GTCAAAGAGCTAGAGAAAAAGATGAAAGAACAACTGCAGTCAGAAACAGCAAGTTTTCAACAGCAG ATCAAGGAGCTGGAGAGAAAACTTAAAGAGCAGAAAGAGAGCTCGGAGTCCTTGCTTCGGCAGCAG ATCAAGGAGCTTGAGACAAAGCTAAAAGAGCAGGAACAGAGCTCGGAGTCCTCGCTTCGTCAGCGG ATGAATGAACTAGAGAACGGGTACAAAGAGAGAGAACTGCAgtggcaacaacaacaacaacaaactcATTGTTTTGTTGAAGCCGGAAAGGCCACACCCGACGTAGGTAAAAGCCGCATGGACGGCGGTGAATATCCAAGTGAGAGTGAGGCTCGCATTTTAAAGAGTTCAAACTCAGTAAACCCCCCAACAAGTCAAGCTTCTACTAATCAGATAAGGAGCAAGAGGGAGTTTAGAGGCAATGAAGCAGAGAACAATTATGGCATACCGACATCTTTACATGACAGAAGGGTGACAAGGAAATCTGATCCACCAAGGATAGCTAGGGTTGTGAGGCCAACAACAAAGCCAGTGATTGCTGCTCAAGCAGCCCCAGTGTCTCATAAGAGAGCTAGCACTAGTAGGGATCAGGTTCAAGGAATTAAAGAGAGGGAAACTAAGAAGAAAATTTGGTCAAGATAG
- the LOC107642289 gene encoding kinesin-like protein KIN-14R isoform X1, translating into MDQIQSNNFQQQSQALTTEHKDSVMEDAQESLFDSVVCDPSSRLLPTGLTRPENSGEDYVMFVNAGEEATNEADGGLTFLGDTFFDGGNVMRTNEQIVEGGDYPFIYQSARLGNFCYRFDSLPPGDYVVDLHFVEIININGPKGMRTFNVYIQEEKVLSELDIFAAVGANKPLQLVDSTVSVKDDGIILIRFESINGSPVISGICIRKPGKPSASQVTNDYVKCNYCAAQIEIPVSQMKVLQTKSTAKYQNKIKELTMQCELKAKECYEAWMSLTETNEQLEAVQMELDNVTFKSLTTDQTVEKQAQELRSISSRYEVDKKKWTEAISNLQEKVKLMKSDYCQLSHEAHECVDSIPELNKMVFAVQELVKQCEDLKVKYNEEMIKRKKLFNEVQEAKGNIRVFCRCRPLNKTEISAGCTTVVDFDAAKDGCLGILATNSSKKSFRFDRVYTPKDDQVDVFADASSMVISVLDGYNVCIFAYGQTGTGKTFTMEGTELNRGVNYRTLELLFDVSKQRSDTFSYDISVSVLEVYNEQIRDLLATGSTSKRLEIKQASEGSHHVPGVVEAKVESITEVWDVLQTGSNARAVGSNNVNEHSSRSHCMLCIMVKAKNLLNGECTKSKLWLVDLAGSERLAKTDVQGERLKEAQNINRSLSALGDVISALAAKSSHIPYRNSKLTHLLQDSLGGDAKTLMFVQISPSDQDLGETLSSLNFATRVRGVELGPVKKQVDTSELQKTKAMLEKARSECRVKDESIRKLEDSLQSMESKAKGKDSIHRNLHEKIKELEGQIELKTSMQNQSEKQISQLSEKLKGKEETCTTLQHKVKELEKKMKEQLQSETASFQQQIKELERKLKEQKESSESLLRQQIKELETKLKEQEQSSESSLRQRMNELENGYKERELQWQQQQQQTHCFVEAGKATPDVGKSRMDGGEYPSESEARILKSSNSVNPPTSQASTNQIRSKREFRGNEAENNYGIPTSLHDRRVTRKSDPPRIARVVRPTTKPVIAAQAAPVSHKRASTSRDQVQGIKERETKKKIWSR; encoded by the exons ATGGATCAGATCCAATCAAACAATTTTCAGCAGCAATCACAAGCCCTAACAACAGAGCATAAAGACTCAGTAATGGAAGATGCACAAGAGTCCTTGTTCGATTCAGTAGTATGTGATCCCAGTTCAAGACTACTACCAACTGGGCTCACAAGACCTGAAAACTCCG GGGAGGATTATGTCATGTTTGTGAATGCGGGAGAGGAAGCTACTAATGAAGCAGACGGTGGACTAACTTTCCTTGGTGACACCTTTTTCGATGGTGGGAACGTTATGCGTACCAATGAGCAAATAGTGGAGGGTGGGGATTACCCATTTATCTATCAATCAGCTCGGTTAGGAAACTTTTGTTACAGATTTGATAGTCTTCCTCCTGGAGATTATGTGGTTGATCTTCATTTTGTTGAGATCATCAACATAAATGGACCAAAAGGAATGAGGACTTTCAATGTATACATCCAAGAAGAAAAG GTTCTATCTGAACTGGATATCTTTGCAGCAGTTGGAGCTAATAAGCCACTACAGTTGGTTGACTCAACGGTTTCTGTGAAAGATGATGGGATAATCCTCATAAGATTTGAAAGTATAAATGGAAGCCCTGTCATCAGTGGGATCTGCATTAGAAAACCAGGAAAACCATCTG CTTCACAAGTGACAAACGATTACGTTAAATGTAATTACTGTGCAGCGCAAATCGAAATTCCCGTGTCACAG ATGAAGGTATTGCAGACAAAATCTACTGCAAAGTATCAAAACAAGATAAAAGAGCTCACAATGCAATGTGAGCTCAAGGCAAAGGAATGCTATGAGGCATGGATGTCATTAACTGAAACAAATGAGCAACTGGAAGCAGTCCAAATGGAACTTGACAATGTCACATTTAAGTCACTAACTACTG ATCAAACTGTGGAGAAACAAGCTCAAGAGCTGAGGAGCATTTCTAGCAGGTATGAAGTTGATAAGAAAAAATGGACAGAAGCAATTAGCAATTTACAGGAGAAAGTAAAG TTGATGAAGAGTGATTATTGTCAACTTTCCCATGAAGCACATGAATGTGTTGATTCAATCCCAGAATTAAATAAGATGGTATTTGCAGTTCAGGAATTGG TCAAGCAGTGTGAAGATCTCAAAGTGAAGTACAATGAAGAGATGATAAAGAGAAAAAAGCTCTTCAATGAAGTTCAAGAGGCTAAAG GGAACATTAGGGTTTTCTGCCGCTGCCGTCCCTTGAATAAGACTGAAATATCAGCTGGCTGTACTACAGTTGTGGATTTTGATGCAGCAAAGGATGGATGCCTTGGAATTTTGGCAACTAATTCCTCAAAAAAGTCATTCAGATTTGACAGAGTATATACACCAAAAGATGATCAAG TTGATGTTTTTGCTGATGCCTCATCAATGGTAATCTCTGTATTGGACGGCTACAATGTTTGCATATTTGCTTATGGGCAAACAGGAACAGGAAAGACATTTACCATGGAGGGAACAGAGCTGAATAGAGGAGTAAATTATAGGACTCTTGAGCTGTTGTTCGATGTTAGCAAACAAAGGAGTGATACATTTTCTTATGACATATCTGTTAGTGTACTTGAGGTTTATAATGAACAAATCAGAGACCTATTGGCTACAGGATCAACATCAAAAAG GTTGGAGATAAAACAAGCCTCTGAAGGATCTCATCACGTTCCTGGTGTTGTAGAAGCTAAAGTTGAAAGCATTACGGAGGTCTGGGATGTACTGCAAACGGGAAGCAATGCCAGAGCAGTTGGAAGTAATAATGTTAATGAGCATAGTAGTAGATCTCACTG CATGCTTTGTATAATGGTAAAGGCTAAAAATTTGCTGAATGGTGAGTGTACCAAGAGCAAGCTTTGGCTTGTGGATTTGGCGGGTAGTGAGAGACTTGCAAAGACTGATGTGCAAGGGGAGCGGCTTAAGGAAGCGCAAAATATCAATCGATCTCTTTCAGCTCTTGGCGATGTTATATCTGCTTTAGCAGCCAAGAGTAGTCACATTCCCTATAG GAACTCAAAATTGACACATTTACTTCAAGACTCTTTAG GGGGTGACGCCAAAACTTTGATGTTTGTGCAAATCAGTCCATCGGACCAGGACTTAGGTGAAACTCTTAGCTCACTTAATTTCGCAACTAGAGTGAGGGGCGTTGAGTTAGGTCCTGTTAAGAAGCAAGTTGACACAAGTGAACTTCAAAAGACAAAAGCAATG CTTGAAAAAgcaaggagtgaatgcagagtgAAAGATGAATCAATACGGAAGCTAGAAGACAGTTTGCAAAGCATGGAGAGCAAGGCCAAAGGAAAGGATAGTATTCACAGAAATCTACATGAAAAGATTAAAGAACTTGAAGGCCAGATTGAGTTGAAGACATCCATGCAAAACCAGTCAGAAAAACAAATTTCTCAGTTGTCAGAGAAATTGAAGGGAAAAGAGGAAACATGCACTACTCTCCAACATAAG GTCAAAGAGCTAGAGAAAAAGATGAAAGAACAACTGCAGTCAGAAACAGCAAGTTTTCAACAGCAG ATCAAGGAGCTGGAGAGAAAACTTAAAGAGCAGAAAGAGAGCTCGGAGTCCTTGCTTCGGCAGCAG ATCAAGGAGCTTGAGACAAAGCTAAAAGAGCAGGAACAGAGCTCGGAGTCCTCGCTTCGTCAGCGG ATGAATGAACTAGAGAACGGGTACAAAGAGAGAGAACTGCAgtggcaacaacaacaacaacaaactcATTGTTTTGTTGAAGCCGGAAAGGCCACACCCGACGTAGGTAAAAGCCGCATGGACGGCGGTGAATATCCAAGTGAGAGTGAGGCTCGCATTTTAAAGAGTTCAAACTCAGTAAACCCCCCAACAAGTCAAGCTTCTACTAATCAGATAAGGAGCAAGAGGGAGTTTAGAGGCAATGAAGCAGAGAACAATTATGGCATACCGACATCTTTACATGACAGAAGGGTGACAAGGAAATCTGATCCACCAAGGATAGCTAGGGTTGTGAGGCCAACAACAAAGCCAGTGATTGCTGCTCAAGCAGCCCCAGTGTCTCATAAGAGAGCTAGCACTAGTAGGGATCAGGTTCAAGGAATTAAAGAGAGGGAAACTAAGAAGAAAATTTGGTCAAGATAG
- the LOC107642288 gene encoding probable glycosyltransferase At5g03795 isoform X2, with translation MLMSFTVKQTQQLSSNHGLLSLRGALLTLAILTLLSFTFLSLKYSTPSPQISVVKLVDPEVKERNDEEEGGEEFSDIYHSPRVFKLNYAEMMEKFKVYIYPDGDPKTFYQTPRKLTGKYASEGYFFQNIRESRFRTLDPDQAHLFFIPISCHKMRGKGTSYDNMTIIVQNYVEGLIAKYPYWNRTLGADHFFVTCHDVGVRATEGLPFLIKNTIRAVCSPSYDVGFIPHKDVALPQVLQPFALPAGGNDIENRTNLGFWAGHRNSKIRVILARVWENDTELDISNNRISRATGHLVYQKRFYKTKFCICPGGSQVNSARIADSIHYGCIPVILSNYYDLPFNDIIDWRKFAVVLKESDVYQLKQILKNISHAEFVSLHNNLVKIQKHFQWNTPPISYDAFHMVMYDLWLRHFTIKY, from the exons ATGCTGATGAGTTTCACCGTGAAGCAAACCCAGCAACTGTCCTCAAATCACGGCCTCCTCTCTCTCCGAGGTGCACTTCTCACCCTCGCCATTCTCACCCTTCTCTCCTTCACATTTCTCTCCCTCAAGTACTCCACCCCTTCCCCTCAG ATCTCTGTAGTGAAGCTAGTGGATCCTGAAGTGAAGGAACGCAACGATGAGGAAGAAGGAGGTGAAGAGTTTTCTGATATATACCACTCGCCGCGGGTTTTCAAGCTGAACTACGCGGAGATGATGGAGAAGTTCAAGGTTTATATATATCCTGATGGAGATCCcaagacattttatcaaacacctaggaAGCTCACTGGGAAATACGCCAGTGAGGGATATTTCTTCCAGAACATTCGGGAGAGCAGGTTCCGAACCCTTGATCCGGATCAGGCACACCTCTTCTTCATACCAATCTCCTGTCATAAGATGCGTGGCAAG GGCACATCTTATGATAATATGACAATAATTGTCCAAAATTACGTGGAGGGCTTAATAGCCAAATATCCTTATTGGAACAGAACCTTGGGTGCTGATCACTTCTTTGTCACTTGTCATGATGTTGGTGTAAGAGCAACAGAAGGGCTTCCATTTCTTATCAAAAATACCATTCGAGCAGTGTGCTCCCCTAGCTATGATGTTGGATTCATTCCACACAAAGATGTTGCTCTCCCTCAAGTACTACAGCCCTTTGCTCTTCCAGCTGGAGGGAATGATATAGAGAACAG GACTAATCTTGGATTTTGGGCTGGTCATCGTAACTCTAAGATTAGAGTCATTCTTGCACGTGTATGGGAAAATGACACTGAACTTGACATTTCTAACAATAGAATTAGTAGGGCTACTGGACATCTGGTATATCAAAAGAGATTTTACAAGACCAAGTTTTGTATATGCCCTGGTGGTTCACAAGTTAATAGTGCTCGAATAGCCGACTCTATCCATTATGGATGCATCCCTG TGATATTATCAAATTACTATGACCTCCCTTTTAATGACATTATTGACTGGAGAAAATTTGCTGTTGTACTCAAGGAGAGTGATGTATACCAACTAAAACAGATCCTCAAAAATATATCACATGCTGAGTTTGTGTCACTTCATAATAATTTAGTCAAG